The Agrococcus sp. ProA11 genomic sequence GATGAGCTCGCCGGCGCTCGCGTGACCGGAGACGTGCACCTTGGCGGAGCCCTTGTGCACGACCTTCGCGCCCAGCTGCATGAGGCCGTTGATGATGCGGAAGACTGCGTTCTCGTTGCCCGGGATCAGGCTCGAGGCGAGGATGACCGTGTCGCCCTCGCCCACCTCGATGCGGTGCTCGCGGTTGACGATGCGGCTCAGCACGGCCATCGGTTCGCCCTGCGAGCCGGTCGACATGTAGACGACCTGCTCGGGCGGCATGTTCTCGGCCGTCTTCTGGGCCACCACGACGCCGTCGGGCACGTGCAGGTAGCCGAGATCGGCGGCGATGCCCATGTTGCGCACCATCGAGCGGCCGACGAAGGCGACCTTCCGGCCGTTGTCGGCGGCGGCGTCGAGCACCTGCTGCACGCGGTGCACGTGGCTCGAGAACGAGGCGACGACGACGAGGCCGGTGGTCTTCGCGATCACCTGCGACAGCACGGGGCCGATCTCGCGCTCCGGAGCCGTGAAGCCCGGAACGTCGGCGTTGGTCGAGTCGACCAGGAACGCATCCACGCCCTCTTCACCGAGGCGCGCGAAGGCGCGCAGGTCGGTGATGCGGTCGTCGAGCGGCAGCTGATCCATCTTGAAGTCGCCGGTGTGCAGCACGAGGCCGGCGCTCGTGCGGATCGCGACCGCGAGCGCGTCGGGGATGGAGTGGTTGACCGCGATGTACTCGGTCTCGAACGGGCCGAGCTGCTCGATCTGGCCCTCCCGCACGGTGTGCGTGTAGGGCTTGATGCGGTGCTCCTTGAGCTTCGCCTCGATGAGGGCGAGCGTCAGTTTGGAGCCGAGCAGGGGGATGTCGGCCTTGAGGCGCAGCAGGTAGGGCACGGCGCCGATGTGGTCCTCGTGGCCGTGCGTGAGCACGATGCCGACGACGTCGTCGAGGCGGTCGCGGATGGGCCCGAAGTCGGGCAGGATCAGGTCGACGCCGGGCTGGTGCTCCTCGGGGAAGAGCACGCCGCAGTCGACGATGAGCAGCTTGCCGTCCTGCTCGTAGACCGTCATGTTGCGACCGACCTCGCCGAGGCCGCCGAGTGGGAAGAAGCGGAGTGTGCCTGCCTTGAGCGGGGCAGGCGGGTTGATGGCCGTCAATGGCCCTCCTTACATATGTGGCACGCAGTGCTGCGAGCTGTTGTGGGGTGCGCGCACCTCGCGCGCATGGATGTCTGTGTGTGCCGGCTACCTGGTGGTGCCGTGCACCTGTGGCAGTGCACCGCCGGCTGCCGCGTTGCGGTCGGGGCGGAAACGACTCAGGTCGAGTCCGTCGACGCCCGTGACGAGCGCGAGCTCGTCCTCGATGAGCGCCGCCTCCGTGTCCTCCGGTCCGACCAGGGGCAGCCGCACGCACGGACTGCCGATGCGGCCGAGGCCGTGAAGGATGTACTTCGCGGCAACGGTGCCCGGTACATGCGTCATGGTAGCGCGAACCAGCGGTTCGAGCGCCTTGTGCTGCGCCTGGGCGGTGTGCAGGTCGCCGGCGTTCACGGCGTCGATGATCGTGCGGTAGGGCTTCGGGGCCACGTTGGCGGTCACGCCGATGAGGCCGGAGGCGCCGATCGCCAGGTGCGGGAGCACGTTCGCGTCGTCGCCCGAGAAGTAGAGCAGGTCGGTCTGGTTGAG encodes the following:
- a CDS encoding ribonuclease J, with translation MTVYEQDGKLLIVDCGVLFPEEHQPGVDLILPDFGPIRDRLDDVVGIVLTHGHEDHIGAVPYLLRLKADIPLLGSKLTLALIEAKLKEHRIKPYTHTVREGQIEQLGPFETEYIAVNHSIPDALAVAIRTSAGLVLHTGDFKMDQLPLDDRITDLRAFARLGEEGVDAFLVDSTNADVPGFTAPEREIGPVLSQVIAKTTGLVVVASFSSHVHRVQQVLDAAADNGRKVAFVGRSMVRNMGIAADLGYLHVPDGVVVAQKTAENMPPEQVVYMSTGSQGEPMAVLSRIVNREHRIEVGEGDTVILASSLIPGNENAVFRIINGLMQLGAKVVHKGSAKVHVSGHASAGELIYCYNILEPENVIPVHGEYRHLHAAAQLAIDTGVPRSNAFVGENGTVWDLKDHQVTVAGQHEIGFVYVDGSSVGRIDEADLKDRRILAEEGFISIFIALESQTGKVIVGPEIHARGFAEEDSIFDDIRPKIVKALAEAGEQGVRDQHQYQQVVRRTVGRWMGTRIRRRPMIVPVVIEA